A region from the Streptomyces tsukubensis genome encodes:
- the trpB gene encoding tryptophan synthase subunit beta translates to MSTSSTPSAGSAGSAGSGEFFVPDPEGQIPNAAGYFGAFGGKFIPEALVAAVDEVASEYEKAKTDPAFAAELKDLLVNYTGRPSPLTEVPRFAEHAGGARIFLKREDLNHTGSHKINNVLGQALLTRRMGKSRIIAETGAGQHGVATATACALFGLDCTIYMGEIDTERQALNVARMRILGAEVVPVASGSRTLKDAINEAFRDWVANVDTTHYLFGTVAGPHPFPAMVRDFHRVIGVEARGQILERAGRLPDAAVACVGGGSNAIGLFHAFIPDTGVRLIGCEAAGHGVESGEHAATLTVGEPGILHGSRSYVLQDDEGQITEPYSISAGLDYPGIGPEHAYLKDSGRGEYRPVTDDEAMQALRLLSRTEGIIPAIESAHALAGALEVGRELGPDGLLVVSLSGRGDKDMDTAARYFGLYDGENAK, encoded by the coding sequence ATGTCCACTTCATCCACACCTTCCGCCGGTTCCGCCGGTTCCGCCGGTTCCGGCGAGTTCTTCGTCCCGGACCCGGAAGGGCAGATTCCGAACGCCGCGGGCTACTTCGGCGCCTTCGGCGGCAAGTTCATCCCGGAGGCACTGGTCGCCGCCGTCGACGAGGTCGCCTCCGAGTACGAGAAGGCGAAGACCGACCCCGCCTTCGCGGCCGAGCTGAAGGACCTGCTGGTCAACTACACCGGTCGGCCGAGCCCGCTCACCGAGGTGCCGCGGTTCGCCGAGCACGCCGGGGGCGCGCGGATCTTCCTCAAGCGGGAAGACCTCAACCACACCGGCTCGCACAAGATCAACAACGTGCTGGGGCAGGCATTGCTGACCCGGCGCATGGGCAAGTCCCGGATCATCGCCGAGACCGGCGCGGGACAGCACGGGGTCGCCACCGCCACCGCCTGCGCCCTGTTCGGCCTCGACTGCACCATCTACATGGGTGAGATCGACACCGAGCGGCAGGCCCTGAACGTCGCCCGGATGCGGATCCTGGGCGCCGAGGTCGTCCCCGTGGCCTCCGGCAGCCGGACCCTCAAGGACGCCATCAACGAGGCCTTCCGCGACTGGGTCGCCAATGTCGACACCACGCACTACCTCTTCGGTACGGTCGCGGGCCCGCACCCCTTCCCGGCGATGGTCCGCGACTTCCACCGGGTCATCGGCGTGGAGGCGCGCGGGCAGATCCTCGAACGGGCCGGCCGGCTGCCCGACGCGGCCGTCGCCTGCGTCGGCGGCGGCTCCAACGCGATCGGACTGTTCCACGCCTTCATCCCGGACACCGGGGTCCGCCTGATCGGCTGCGAGGCCGCGGGCCACGGCGTGGAGAGCGGCGAGCACGCAGCCACCCTCACCGTCGGCGAACCCGGAATACTCCACGGCTCGCGGTCCTACGTCCTCCAGGACGACGAGGGCCAGATCACCGAGCCGTACTCCATCTCCGCCGGACTCGACTACCCGGGCATCGGCCCGGAGCACGCCTACCTCAAGGACAGCGGCCGGGGCGAGTACCGCCCGGTCACCGACGACGAGGCGATGCAGGCCCTGCGGCTGCTCTCGCGTACGGAGGGCATCATCCCGGCCATCGAGTCGGCCCACGCCCTCGCCGGGGCCCTGGAGGTCGGGCGGGAGCTGGGACCGGACGGGCTGCTCGTGGTCAGCCTCTCCGGCCGGGGCGACAAGGACATGGACACCGCCGCCCGCTACTTCGGGCTGTACGACGGGGAGAACGCGAAGTGA
- the trpC gene encoding indole-3-glycerol phosphate synthase TrpC has translation MSVLDEIIDGVRADLAERQARVSLDELKERAAKAPAAKDGIAALRGEGVRVICEVKRSSPSKGALAAIADPAGLAADYEAGGAAVISVLTEQRRFGGSLADLEAVRARVDIPVLRKDFIVTAYQLWEARAYGADLALLIVAALEQEALVSLIERAESIGLTPLVEVHDEDEAERALDAGAKVIGVNARNLKTLEVDRSTFERVAPEIPAHIVKIAESGIRGPHDLIAYANAGADAVLVGESLVTGRDPKTAVADLVAAGAHPALRHGRS, from the coding sequence GTGAGTGTGCTCGACGAGATCATCGACGGCGTCCGCGCCGACCTCGCAGAGCGGCAGGCGCGGGTCTCCCTCGACGAGCTGAAGGAGCGGGCCGCCAAGGCCCCCGCGGCCAAGGACGGCATCGCCGCACTGCGCGGCGAGGGCGTCCGGGTGATCTGCGAGGTCAAGCGCTCCAGCCCGTCCAAGGGTGCCCTGGCCGCGATCGCCGACCCCGCCGGACTCGCCGCGGACTACGAGGCCGGCGGCGCCGCCGTGATCTCCGTCCTCACCGAGCAGCGGCGCTTCGGCGGCTCCCTGGCCGATCTGGAGGCCGTCCGCGCCCGGGTCGACATCCCCGTTCTGCGCAAGGACTTCATCGTCACGGCCTACCAGCTGTGGGAGGCCCGGGCGTACGGCGCCGATCTGGCGCTGCTCATCGTGGCCGCGCTGGAGCAGGAGGCGCTGGTCTCCCTCATCGAGCGCGCCGAGTCGATCGGGCTGACCCCGCTGGTCGAGGTCCACGACGAGGACGAGGCCGAGCGCGCCCTCGATGCCGGTGCCAAGGTCATCGGCGTGAACGCCCGCAATCTGAAGACGCTGGAGGTGGACCGCTCCACCTTCGAGCGGGTCGCCCCGGAGATCCCGGCGCATATCGTCAAGATCGCCGAGTCCGGTATCCGCGGTCCGCACGATCTGATCGCCTACGCCAACGCGGGCGCCGACGCCGTCCTCGTCGGCGAGTCCCTGGTCACCGGCCGTGACCCGAAGACCGCCGTCGCCGATCTGGTCGCCGCGGGCGCCCACCCGGCCCTGCGCCACGGGCGGAGCTGA
- a CDS encoding TIGR02234 family membrane protein has protein sequence MGYVSAVPVPQPRARSGAAARAAGAATGRRTLAAALLLGASGATVALLASGRTWAEGTTATPGGTLSLSAEGGDITGVPSALAVVGLAALVAVFAVRSKGRTVVAALLALSGAGAAVAAFLGASDRDALDDKAAETTGDTAATIGSLSHTPWPYVTAAAGLLILAAGLLALRYGRLWPSMSGRYERDGTPRSRTAPVVDPDRPEDLWKALDRGEDPTDGDPAPPGR, from the coding sequence GTGGGGTATGTGAGCGCTGTTCCCGTACCCCAGCCCCGCGCCCGGTCCGGTGCCGCGGCGAGGGCCGCCGGTGCCGCCACGGGCCGCCGTACCCTCGCCGCCGCCCTGCTGCTCGGCGCCTCCGGAGCCACCGTCGCCCTGCTCGCCTCCGGCCGTACCTGGGCCGAGGGCACCACGGCCACCCCCGGCGGCACCCTGTCGCTGAGCGCCGAGGGCGGTGACATCACCGGAGTGCCCAGCGCCCTCGCCGTCGTCGGCCTCGCCGCGCTCGTCGCGGTCTTCGCAGTCCGCAGCAAGGGCCGCACCGTCGTCGCCGCACTGCTGGCCCTCAGCGGCGCGGGCGCCGCCGTCGCCGCGTTCCTCGGGGCCTCCGACCGCGACGCCCTCGACGACAAGGCCGCCGAGACCACCGGCGACACCGCCGCGACGATCGGCTCCCTGAGCCACACCCCCTGGCCGTACGTCACCGCCGCCGCCGGACTGCTGATCCTCGCCGCCGGTCTCCTCGCCCTGCGGTACGGACGGCTCTGGCCCAGCATGTCGGGCCGTTACGAGCGCGACGGCACGCCCCGCTCCCGTACCGCACCCGTGGTCGACCCCGACCGGCCCGAGGACCTCTGGAAGGCCCTGGACCGCGGCGAAGACCCCACGGACGGCGACCCCGCACCCCCCGGCCGGTAA
- the trpM gene encoding tryptophan biosynthesis modulator TrpM — translation MPAAVRHPSPVPGDAYARLARGCRPRGCRAPARRVHGRRVRYVIGSEPGQVNGMRWRGRRARR, via the coding sequence GTGCCCGCCGCCGTCCGACACCCGAGCCCGGTCCCCGGGGACGCGTACGCCCGCCTTGCGCGCGGCTGCCGTCCCCGCGGCTGCCGTGCTCCGGCGCGGCGGGTGCACGGCCGGCGCGTGCGCTATGTGATCGGTTCGGAGCCGGGCCAGGTCAACGGCATGCGATGGCGCGGCCGCCGCGCGCGCCGCTGA
- a CDS encoding HGxxPAAW family protein has protein sequence MSGSAHGHGHTPAAWTGVSIAFIGFCVSGVFLVAANPLGFWGGIAITLIGGVVGMGMKAAGLGAAKETAERKHAREQAGRIAAERVAAQGGV, from the coding sequence ATGTCGGGCAGCGCCCACGGACACGGCCACACCCCCGCCGCCTGGACCGGTGTCAGCATCGCCTTCATTGGCTTCTGCGTCTCCGGAGTCTTCCTGGTCGCGGCCAACCCGCTCGGCTTCTGGGGCGGTATCGCGATCACCCTCATCGGCGGTGTCGTCGGCATGGGGATGAAGGCTGCGGGCCTCGGTGCCGCGAAGGAGACCGCGGAGCGCAAGCACGCCCGTGAGCAGGCCGGGCGGATCGCGGCCGAGCGCGTGGCGGCCCAGGGCGGCGTCTGA
- a CDS encoding DUF2752 domain-containing protein, whose product MPGRVAPAAHGSAAHGSGAHETGTAGTGAGAVPPPPGSSTAARWALPPGDPAAAGAHAPRPPQALWRRLAAPAGAIAAVAAAFAYVATVDPNEPGHYPACPLLRYTGIYCPGCGGLRSAHAFVHGDLGTALGANAVAVAGYGVFFVLWALWTVRAARAPATGPAASWRISVPPVLWWLTGASVLVFSVVRNLPLGSALAP is encoded by the coding sequence ATGCCCGGACGGGTCGCTCCCGCGGCGCACGGGTCCGCGGCGCACGGGTCCGGGGCGCACGAAACCGGGACGGCCGGGACCGGAGCCGGAGCCGTACCCCCGCCGCCGGGAAGCAGCACGGCCGCCCGGTGGGCCCTCCCCCCGGGCGATCCCGCAGCCGCCGGGGCACATGCACCCAGGCCGCCGCAGGCGCTCTGGCGGCGGCTGGCCGCGCCTGCGGGGGCGATCGCCGCCGTGGCCGCCGCCTTCGCCTATGTCGCGACCGTCGACCCCAACGAGCCCGGCCACTATCCGGCCTGCCCGCTCCTGCGCTACACGGGGATCTACTGCCCCGGCTGCGGCGGGCTCCGCAGCGCCCACGCCTTCGTCCACGGCGACCTCGGCACCGCACTGGGCGCCAACGCCGTCGCCGTCGCCGGCTACGGGGTCTTCTTCGTGCTCTGGGCCCTGTGGACGGTTCGTGCGGCGCGCGCACCCGCCACCGGGCCCGCAGCGTCCTGGCGGATCTCCGTACCGCCCGTCCTCTGGTGGCTGACCGGCGCATCCGTGCTGGTCTTCAGCGTGGTGCGGAATCTGCCCCTGGGCTCGGCGCTGGCGCCCTGA